One Streptomyces sp. NBC_00223 genomic window carries:
- a CDS encoding DUF397 domain-containing protein → MTDIDLSGASWFKSSYSSNGGSCVEVAPGFPGIVPVRDSKVLDGPALTFPSAGFAAFVKAVKAGEFGTV, encoded by the coding sequence ATGACCGACATAGATCTGTCCGGCGCTTCCTGGTTCAAGTCCAGCTACAGCAGCAACGGCGGAAGCTGCGTCGAGGTGGCCCCTGGCTTCCCCGGCATCGTCCCGGTCCGTGACAGCAAGGTCCTCGACGGACCTGCCCTGACCTTCCCGTCCGCCGGTTTCGCCGCCTTCGTCAAGGCGGTCAAGGCAGGTGAGTTCGGCACCGTCTGA
- a CDS encoding helix-turn-helix domain-containing protein has protein sequence MQVEGGHLNRRTLDPTKSPHHAFGSQLRSSREAAGLTQDQLGERMGYTGTYISAVEVARKSPARKFARAADKTLGTGQTLELMWIGLRRQGFIDGFPEHASQEARAAEIRIFEPNIIPGLLQTRDYAAALTTSEVLRGSITEDQAGERLKFLAVRQRLLDRSTPPLIHAILDESCIRRPIGGADVMREQLGHLSDLAARPNVITQVAPYSLAGNAPFRAFMTLLTFTDRSVIGYTESVEQGYVVRNEETVRAWEADYHRLQVEALSQAASMAMIRTAREELTR, from the coding sequence TCCAACAAAGTCCCCACACCATGCCTTCGGATCACAACTCCGCAGCTCACGTGAAGCTGCGGGACTGACACAAGATCAGTTGGGCGAACGGATGGGGTACACGGGTACGTACATCTCCGCCGTAGAAGTCGCGCGCAAATCGCCTGCGCGCAAGTTCGCAAGAGCTGCCGACAAGACTCTGGGCACCGGCCAGACGCTCGAACTGATGTGGATCGGACTCCGCCGCCAAGGGTTCATCGACGGATTCCCGGAGCACGCTTCGCAGGAGGCCCGCGCGGCCGAGATCAGGATCTTCGAGCCCAACATCATCCCGGGGCTTCTCCAGACCCGGGACTACGCGGCTGCCCTCACAACGAGTGAGGTGCTGCGCGGGAGCATCACTGAGGACCAGGCGGGCGAACGGCTGAAGTTCCTCGCGGTACGCCAACGTCTGCTCGACCGATCCACTCCGCCGCTCATTCACGCCATTCTGGACGAGAGCTGCATCCGCCGTCCGATTGGGGGAGCCGACGTCATGAGGGAACAGCTCGGACATCTCTCTGACCTGGCAGCACGTCCGAATGTGATCACTCAGGTGGCGCCGTACAGCCTGGCGGGGAACGCACCGTTCCGGGCGTTCATGACGCTGCTCACCTTCACCGACCGGTCCGTGATCGGATACACCGAATCGGTTGAGCAGGGCTACGTGGTGCGGAACGAGGAGACAGTCAGAGCATGGGAAGCGGACTACCATCGCTTGCAGGTGGAGGCGCTGTCCCAGGCTGCATCCATGGCCATGATCCGCACCGCACGAGAGGAACTGACCCGATGA